In one window of Clavelina lepadiformis chromosome 4, kaClaLepa1.1, whole genome shotgun sequence DNA:
- the LOC143451651 gene encoding uncharacterized protein LOC143451651, with amino-acid sequence MSNPEEQKLTEDKPQLVQPDNNEESSSGESDEQPGTSRAVAMQAGMPHDSADTGNQVLQTMENAEASQSALSRIDPGLIELANKMAESRAGPVMIINAPKIYHHDERQYQHHDRRQYQDKRKYKEMDISDLKKGKSTQSAEKQIKSLDFAKRFEPRTEQQESANNPFDLHQLNTQPQDPLDVTHPKQPIEANPHVEPHTDISEVTNQSNALNIETPSTTSNSQTEVPSTSPSIANLPTTSSADQRILKKREEAIGKVLQEQNKRRENDIRLQAGIDVSVADIPIVHPKYTKVSYFRGKAVPKHEIYAPSTGEPDTFERDEDIEFEELLKSNNRFTAFIGYPGSGKTTLSKRLAKTEEYKCLHYKFMEMPVGKEVSFRKLIMDNIYPDLDDSTREDAWEWIKENQKSCLLLFDGLDQAEWSFKDKVPKVNYDTPQSVPNLLANLCNKQFLPDIKLIFTSRPHSIITLPAPLRPDSTILLGDLPLDSMKELFYFYAGASADKLWNDLSRNAKIVFALCFNPLLLQLVIAAGLAPTTQIGKISTTTRVFATVLENLRCSDNAKHQDITLLVKQLSELAYKTTMRSSVVITRKDLTEVKLEPDEIQDIVVGIYAHFAEVCRVFDGHVKYYFAHQLYQEFFTAKFIVNELPMDKFKHLVSNELFSEEKWSVIRRFVCGLLIDMMKDSSISKIAATGHDQPERSCLSSPPFNRQDEQVEEQISLTQEPAEENISSPEYQSSSLLSPRSTEQQAEEMESSDSSISKIATSGHEQGDRSCLLSRCFCCLNRQDDQVEEQISLTQKPAEEEISSPEHQSSALLSPRSTELQAYKKATSSSDVAEKRRIWTEALKSQLVRFEKMQFTDWSHDDQRRYISLLCELNESSDMELFNMASLRFPTEMILDLLKLSSSEVAIFCDVLRKQRNDLKKLGLNNCFFPGDVERLISAISEMPGKVKWLRIIGNKIKDIPGPEFFAKIEEDLWMVDCFEDGRFANSSEIQKIQLVLDQLHGSRLEVYVGWDDEGNDVYLTPRNHC; translated from the exons ATGTCGAATCCAGAAGAGCAAAAATTGACCGAAGATAAACCTCAACTTGTACAACCTGATAACAATGAAGAGAGCTCATCAGGTGAAAGTGATGAACAACCTGGAACATCACGTGCTGTTGCAATGCAAGCGGGGATGCCTCATG ATTCTGCAGATACAGGAAATCAAGTCttgcaaacaatggaaaatgctgAAGCTTCTCAGAGTGCTTTAAGTAGAATCGATCCAGGATTGATTGAGCTTGCAAACAAAATGGCTGAAAGCAGAGCGG GACCAGTTATGATCATTAATGCTCCTAAAATTTATCACCACGACGAAAGGCAATACCAACATCACGATCGAAGGCAGTATCAagacaaaagaaaatataagGAAATGGATAtcagtgatttaaaaaaaggaaaatcgACACAAAGTgcagaaaaacaaataaaatctttAG attttgcaaaaagatttGAACCAAGAACTGAGCAGCAGGAGTCGGCAAATAATCCCTTTGATCTTCACCAATTAAACACCCAACCACAAG ATCCACTTGATGTGACTCATCCAAAGCAACCGATCGAAGCAAATCCACATGTTGAGCCCCACACAGACATCTCAGAAGTGACCAATCAATCCAATGCTTTGAACATTGAGACACCTTCTACAA CATCAAATTCACAAACTGAAGTACCAAGCACCAGTCCCTCAATCGCCAATCTACCAACGACTTCATCTGCAg ACCAACGAATACTAAAAAAGCGAGAGGAAGCTAttggaaaagttttgcaaGAGCAAAATAAACGCCGTGAAAATGACATCCGTCTACAAGCCGGAATCGACGTCTCAGTAGCAGATATTCCAATTGTCCATCCAAAGTACACTAAAGTATCTTATTTCCGTGGAAAAGCAGTTCCTAAACATGAAATCTATGCCCCGTCAACTGGTGAACCTGATACATTTGAGCGGGATGAGGATATTGAATTTGAAGAATTGCTGAAGTCCAACAATCGCTTTACCGCCTTCATAGGTTACCCCGGATCCGGAAAGACGACTTTGTCAAAAAGATTAGCCAAAACAGAAGAATACAAATGTCTTCATTACAAATTTATGGAGATGCCTGTTGGCAAAGAGGTCAGTTTCCGGAAGCTAATTATGGATAACATTTATCCGGATTTAGACGACAGCACTCGAGAGGATGCATGGGAGTGGATCAAAGAAAATCAGAAAAGTTGTCTTCTACTCTTTGATGGTCTGGATCAGGCGGAGTGGTCATTTAAAGACAAAGTACCCAAAGTAAACTATGATACTCCCCAAAGTGTACCGAATCTTTTAGCCAAtctttgcaataaacaattccTTCCAGACATTAAGCTCATCTTTACCTCCAGGCCCCACAGCATTATTACGCTTCCTGCTCCACTACGTCCAGACTCTACAATCTTACTTGGTGATCTGCCCCTTGACTCTATGAAggaactgttttatttttacgctGGTGCTTCTGCCGACAAGCTTTGGAATGATCTTTCCCgaaatgctaaaattgtttttgcacttTGTTTTAACCCGCTGTTGCTTCAGTTAGTTATAGCAGCAGGTTTGGCTCCTACAACACAAATTGGAAAAATCAGCACCACAACGCGGGTTTTTGCCACAGTTTTGGAGAACCTCAGATGCAGTGACAATGCAAAACACCAAGACATCACTTTACTAGTAAAGCAG CTCAGTGAATTGGCCTACAAAACCACAATGAGGTCTTCAGTTGTCATCACACGAAAGGATCTCACAGAAGTGAAGCTTGAACCAGACGAGATACAAGATATCGTCGTCGGCATTTACGCCCATTTTGCGGAAGTCTGCCGTGTGTTTGATGGCCACGTGAAGTATTACTTCGCCCACCAACTGTATCAGGAGTTTTTCACCGCAAAGTTTATCGTTAATGAGCTGCCCATGGATAAGTTTAAGCACCTTGTTTCAAACGAGCTATTTTCCGAGGAGAAGTGGTCTGTTATTAGGAGATTTGTTTGCGGTCTGCTCATAGATATGATGAAAG ATTCCAGCATCAGCAAGATTGCTGCAACTGGGCACGATCAACCAGAACGATCGTGCTTGTCCTCACCTCCTTTCAACAG ACAAGATGAGCAGGTAGAGGAGCAGATTTCACTTACACAAGAGCCAGCAGAGGAGAATATATCATCTCCAGAATACCAGTCATCATCCTTACTTTCGCCTAGGTCTACAGAACAGCAGGCAGAGGAGATGGAATCATCCG attCCAGCATCAGCAAGATTGCCACATCTGGACACGAGCAGGGAGACCGCTCGTGCTTGTTATCTCGATGTTTTTGCTGCCTTAACAg ACAAGATGATCAGGTAGAGGAGCAGATTTCACTTACACAAAAGCCAGCAGAGGAGGAGATATCATCTCCAGAACATCAGTCATCAGCCTTACTTTCACCTAGGTCTACAGAACTGCAGGCATATAAGAAGGCAACCTCTTCATCCG ATGTTGCTGAGAAGAGGAGGATTTGGACAGAAGCACTAAAGTCACAGCTGGTACGATTTGAGAAAATGCAGTTCACAGATTGGTCac atgACGACCAACGCAGATATATTTCGCTTTTATGCGAATTAAACGAATCCAGCGACATGGAACTCTTCAATATGGCGTCACTGCGCTTTCCAACAGAGATGATTCTGGATCtattgaaattgtcatcatcggaagtcgcgatcttttgtgacgttttaaggAAACAACGAAATGATTTAAAGAAGCTTGGTCTGAACAACTGCTTCTTCCCTGGTGATGTGGAAAGATTAATTTCGGCGATCTCTGAGATGCCTGGAAAG GTAAAATGGTTGAGAATCATTggcaacaaaatcaaagacattccaggaccagaattttttgctaaaattgaAGAAGATCTGTGGATGGTTGATTGCTTCGAAGATGGAAGATTCGCAAATTCGAGCGAGattcaaaaaattcaactcgTCCTTGACCAGCTTCATGGCTCG cggTTGGAAGTTTATGTTGGTTGGGATGACGAAGGTAATGACGTCTATCTCACTCCGCGCAATCActgctga